From Solibacillus sp. FSL W7-1464:
TTCACTAACGATGTGCTTTAGTGCAACAAGAACTAATAACGTTTACAAAACAAATGGGGTGCACTTCAAGTTTGGGAATACACGAAAAAGCAGGAACGTTGTTAAATCAACGTTCCTGCTTTTTCTATAGGTATATTCTTTATTCATTGTTTTATACACTTCTACTAAATCTCAATAATGACAACGGTTTAAACGTAAAAGGTGTTTGCAAAGTCATCAGTTTTTTTGCATAGATCGTGTATATTTTTTTCGCTGTACAATCCTCTTTGCGTCCCATAAACAAGTCAGTGCTTATTTCACAAAAATATGTGCATCGCAATAACAAAGACCTTTGCAGCTTGGGCAATCGACTTGATAGGGCTCGAAATAGCGCGGCATATAAATAAATGGTTCAAAGCCCTGTGATGCAAATTGTCGCTCAGCTGCCCAGCGGTTTGTATCAGATTGTACCCAGCCAACTGTAACGATCGTTTTTGCAACCGGATGTACAGCTTCGAGGTAGGCACGTACAAGCTTTGTTCCAATTCCTTTTTTTCGCTCGTTTGGATGGACGACAAAATGACTTGTATAATAACTGATGCCTGATTCGACAAGTCCCTTTAACGATTGCAGCTCTTCATGAAAGTAAGGGAACTCCTTGTTGAAATCCAATATTTCATAACCTGCAATATAACCGACAACTTCATCAAGCTCATTAACGGCTATATAACGAATGCCGCCAGCCTGATCGACGGTATCGGCCGTTTCTGGTTCAAATGGTAAAAAATCGTTTAGGAGTACCGCAATTTGCACTCCATATTTCTTTTCGTACGGGTAAATATTCATCGGTGGACCTGCCTTCTCATGTTCGAATTTCATTATTTTAACACAATAGAGGGCATTATGTTATTACAGCGAGTGTTTCGACAGGTTCGACTACTTTGCAAAAAAAAAATCCCTTTATAGTAAGGGATTTTAGAAGGGGAATTTATTCTTCCAAAATAAGGCGGGCTGCATTCTCACCTGAAGTAACAGCTCCTTCCATCGTTGCGAAAAATGGTTGACGCGTATAATCACCAGCTAGAACAAGTCCTTTGACTGGAGTTTGTTGATCAGGACGTAAATGATCATAATTCGGTTCTAAGCTATGGAAATCTTCAGGATGGCTGATTACGCGGTAATTAGCCAAACCTGTTTCCAGATCGAGCCCTAATGCTTTGCCGTCTTCTTGTACCTGTTCCAAAATTAGTTTATGGTCCATGTTGATGAACTTTTCCGGTGGTGTCAATATAATCGACATTCTGCCCGGGACGTGTGTAAACGTAGTTCGGGACTGCTCGGCAAAGCTGGCAAGTGAAGTGAGTGGACCAAATGTCGTTCGGTCGACGGGAAGTACAGGCTGTTCGAACTCCATTTGAATAGTGACAGCAGGCATTGTCGGTAAACGGAAAATCTTTTCGAAGAACGGATTATCCTGAAAGTGGTTCTTCAATATTTTTTTGGCTCCGCCGAGATTTGCAGCAATTATGACATGTTTTGCCGTCAACTCCTGGCCGTCTTCCAACAGCACTCCTGTAACTGTATCCTGATGCATAACCAAGTTTTTGACTGGTGAATTTGTCCGGATGACGCAGTTGTTTTTAGTAATATGATGCGCTAGCGGATTGGCCAATACCTCAGTCATCCCACCAAGATACGAACCGATTCTCAACTTATAAAACCGGCTCACACCCGGAAGGAAAAGACCGAAAAATACTTTTGCAGAGTATCGTTCGGGAGGCAGGAAAAATACGCCTGTACTCAAAGGAATGAGAAGATTATGCAAAGCTTCTTCACTAATATTATGCTTTTTGGCGAAGTCCCTCAAACTGTACTGGTCCAATTCTTCTGGATTTTGAGTATATTGTAAAAATCCATCTGTAAAAAAGGGAACTAGTGCAAGTTTATCCCCAGGTGGCAGAATATCATTATTTCCGATTATGCCTTTTAACGTTTCTATCGGACCGAAAACCGGAGAAATTCCAAATGATTTGTTTTCTTTGCTCCCTTTTATGCGGATATCGATTTGTTCTTCCCACTGAACGATGTCATCAACATCGACACCAGCTTTTTTCAACAGTTTTGGTAAAGCTTTGTAATAGCCGATATGTCTATGCAAACCGGATTCAACCAACATTCCATCCTCATCCCATGAAGATGTCCTTCCTCCAATAACATTATTCATTTCCAATACAATAACTGATTTTCCTTTTTCACTTAGTTTAAGGGCAGCCGTTAAACCAGCCAAGCCTGAACCTACAACAATGACATCAAACTTTTCCAATATTCCCCCTCCTACAAATTGAAGTAAAGTATTGTTCCTATTCCCGAACAAAATCGTGTCAAACAATAATGAATCAGCATGGAGAGAAATTGTGAAATTCATACATCCGATCTTTTATTTTTAATTAAATACGTTGGCAGTGAACTTTCTTTCATTTGGGGATTTTTGATAATTGTAAAAACAGAACACTTGTTCTATAATAAAGTAGAGTGAGGTGTAAGGATGAGGGAACAATTGATAAAAGCGATGAAACACAATCAAATTTTGGATATTGTGTACATCGCCAAAGATCAGTCAATAACAAAGCGTCGAATAAAACTAATAAAAATTTCCGGAAATCATGTGCAAGCATATTGTTTTTCCCGTCATGCAAAACGAAATTTTATTGTAGATAATATTTTAGCGGTACATCCGGTAAATAAAAAAGCAAGGGGGTTACACGCTTAGGATATATATAAGCTAATCGAATATACAAAAATTAATATCATTTATTTAATATTTTGTGGAATATTCTGACTATTTGTGTTATATTACAAGTAGGGGAGGTGGATACTAGATGCGAGCACTAAAAAGAATGGGGGCAACAAACTTTTTTGAAAATATTGTGAAGAGTAAACCTAGATTAAATAAATTAAAACGTATGTATTTAATTAGAAGGGAAATTTCAGAATATGTTAAAACAAAATAAATAAAGCCCTCCACTTTTAATTTGTGGAGGGTTATTTTTCTGCGCTGATTTGACAATCGAGCAACAACTTTCCGGGAAGTTATTTATTGGAAGATTTTAAAGTTTTGCCATTGGATAAAAACCATCCTGCTACCGCAATTGCGATTAATACTCCATAAAATATCAGTTTCCACTCAAGGGAGTGGGCAAATTCATAAGAAATGACACCTACATCAGGGTGACTCAAAGTTAAAACGGCAAGTTTGACACCAACCCACCCTACGATTACAAATGCTGCAATTTCAAGTCCTGGTTTAGATTCAAGCAGTTTCACAAAATAGTTTGCAGCAAACCTCATAATAATTAATCCGATTAATCCCCCTGCAAAAATGACAAGGAATTTTCCGCCATCCATACCGCCAATCTGAGGTAAATCCGTATTAGGGAGTGTCATGGCCAGAGCTACTGCTGCTAAGATTGAATCAACCGCGAATGCTATATCCGCCAATTCGACCTTAAACACCGTCCCCCAAAAACCGGATTTTTTCTGTTCTTTTTCCTTTTTGGGGACTTTATTTTTAAAGTATAGTTTCCTTACAATGTGATTGATTGCTATAAATAATAGATATAGAGCACCAATAGCCTGTACCTGCCATACATCTACTAGAAATGTTATGATAAATAAAGAAGCGAAACGGAATATGAAGGCACCTGCAAGACCGTAAAATAGAGCCTTGCGCCTTTCTTTTTCAGGTAGATGTTTAACCATAATGGCTAAAACAAGTGCATTATCTGCAGCAAGCAATCCTTCCAAGCCAATTAACAGTAATAATACCCAACCATACTCTAGTAACAAAGAGATATCCAATTACATTCCCCCTAACGCATTAAAAAAATGATAAAAATATTATCATTTACGGAGAGTATACCCCCTTTTATTTTTGATAAGCCTTCATGGGGGATACAATATCAGTAACTTAGAAAAACGTTCATAGTACTTTTTTACAAAGTGGTTTTCTTTTTGGGAGAGGGATATATTTTTCTTTAAGTTCGTGGAAATAAAAGTGTCTGAAAAAGAGTTTTACAAAACTAACAGATACATAGTCCATTGGCTTCAATGAACTATGTATAACTAATAAACCAATCTGAACTCAAACTTTTAAGAAGCAAAACTATATGTTAATCCTTCATTTTAATTAAGCGGCAATATCCGAATACTTATTAAGTAATTCATCCAGTTCCTGACTGCAATTGACGACTTCTGGATGAGTGAATCCTAAATCACTGGCTTTTTTGTACATTAGTTTTCTTTTTGTCTCAATTCTTAACTTTAGTAATTTTTTTAACAGTAAAAATTTCATCGATAAATTTCCCTTCAATAGTAATTAGTAGGTTTTAAACTTTTGTTAATACAAAATGACAACTGTTTCATCCTATAATACTTCGGATAAAATATATGTCGAAACATGCTAAATACGCATAATTCAATAATTTGTAAAATGTAATAATAATATACATAAATCGAATGCTTTATATTTGACTAAATTTGGAATGTATGAATTTTTTGGAGAATCTAGTGACTTTTAAACCATTAGAAAATCGTTGAAATCCAATTTTTGTACATCTGGTATTATCATTGATATAATGAGCGATGTGAATACATATAAACAGAAAGAGGTTTTGAAAAATGACAAATGCTTATGATGAATATATGCGTCAAGTAACACAGCCAATGCGTACGGAACTTGAGAGTGCAGGCTTTACACAATTAACTACGGCAGATAGCGTACATGAATTCATGGCTGAAACAAAAGGGACAGCTTTAGTTGTAATCAATTCAGTATGTGGTTGTGCTGCAGGTCTAGCACGTCCGGCTGCTCGTGAAGCAGTAGCAGATGTGAAACCGGATCAGCTTGTAACCGTATTTGCCGGTCAGGACCCGGAAGCAACTGCAGCGATGCGCGGATATTTTGATGAAGTACCGCCAAGCTCACCATCAATGGCAATTCTTAAAGATGGTCAATTAGCTTATTTCATTCCACGTGATCAAATCGAAGGTCATCCAATGGAACAAATCCGTGATCATTTATCAGATGTGTTAAAACAAGTATGTGCCGAGTAACGATTGTCACAACTGCAGGCAGACCGGACGAGCAATCACTTCAGTTAGCTGAATTTGCAAGTAAGGAGCTGCAGGCAACAATTGTTCCGCGCAAAAAACTTTCGGTTCGTAAGCTTTCTGAAGTGTACGACGCCAATGTCATTGTTGCGGGGAAAAATCGTTTTGAATATTATGCGAAAGGTGCCGAGGCGCCTTTCTTTTTTCATCCGAACTCTGCCGCATTTCGTCTGAAACGCGTCGCTCGTGGTGAAGACGAACCATTACTTACTGCTTGTGCATTGCAAAAAGGGGATACATTTTTGGATTGCACACTAGGCCTAGGAGCCGACAGCTTGCTGGCCGCTTATGTTGTAGGGAATGAGGGAAAAGTGATCGGTGTAGAAGCAGATAAAAATGTGTCGTTTATTGTAAAAACAGGGATGCAAACTTATGATACGACTGAACTTCCTTTAACTGCGTGCATGCGAAATATCGAAGTGGTCCATTCCACTGCACTGGAATATTTAAAAAAGCAAGAAAATAATAGCTTTGATGTCGTCTACATGGATCCGATGTTTGAGGAAGTCATTGAAGAATCAACTAATTTTGAAGCGCTGCGCTATGCCGGAAAGCACCTGACATTGACGGATGAATGGGTGGCTGAAGCAAAACGGGTGGCAAAAAAACGCGTCGTGTTAAAGGCACACTATCAATCGAACTGGTTTGAAAAATACCAGTTTCAGCGTGATGTCCGATTAACAGCCAAGTTTCATTATGGTGTGTTTGAAGTGAAATAGCGTTGGGGTTCTTGTAGAGAACTTCAACGTTTTTCTTTACACTTTACATACCCCTTATAGGTATGATAATCTGAAATCAAGTTAGGGGGAATGATTGAATGATTCATGAAAACGATAGTCTATTGGAAACAATTGAAGAGAGCTGTCGCAAAAGTCATCATCCTGAACCGATAAAAAAAGATTTAACGACGAGATTGAATCGAATCGAAGGGCAAATTCGCGGAATTAAAGGCATGATCGATAAAGATGTGTATTGTGATGATATCATTACACAATTATCGGCTACCCAATCGGCTTTAAACAGTGTCGCGAAAATTTTGCTTGAAGGCCATTTAAAGGGCTGTGTCGTGGATCGTCTGAATGAAGGCGATACGGAAGTTTTGGACGAGCTTGTCGTAACGATTCAAAAAATGATGAAAAAATAAGGAGTGTTCAAGTATGGTAAATGTAACGTTAAATGTGAATGGTATGTCTTGCGGTCATTGTGTGAAATCTGTAGAAACGAGCGTCGGCGCATTAGCTGGTGTACAGGAAGTAAAAGTGGATCTTGCCGAGAAAAAGGTATCGGTTGCGTATAACGAAGATGCCGTTACTGTAGAGCAGATTAAAGAAACGATTGATGAACAAGGTTATGACGTTGTTTAATGATTGAGGTTTATGAATGATTCAGGTTCTCTACTTTAGAGAACCTCTCTTTTTATAAAATTTTATACCCCCTAAAGGTATAAAGAGGTGAGAATATGACGAAAGAACTGACATTGCAAGTAACAGGTATGACGTGCGCGGCATGTTCGGCAAGGATTGAAAAAGGTTTGAACCGTATGGATGGGGTTGAATCGGCGAACGTCAATCTAGCCGTTGAAAAAGCGGCGGTTCAATACGATGAAACGGTTATTAAAGCACAGGATATCGAAAAGAAGATTCAGGCACTTGGCTATGATGTCGTCAAAGAGAAAGCGGACTTCACAATCGATGGAATGACGTGTGCGGCGTGTTCGGCAAGAATCGAAAAAGTGCTTGGGAAAATGGATGGGATTGCATCGGCAAATGTGAACCTGGCATTGGAAAAAGCAACGATAGAATTTAACCCGTCACAAGTTTCGGTGTCCGATATTATGGCGCGAATCGAAAAAATCGGTTATGGCGCACAGCCGGTCGTTGAAGGCGATGCGGTTGATCATCGGGAAAAAGCGATCCAACGGCAAACGGTTAAATTTATCTCGGCTGCCATTCTATCATTGCCGCTGTTATGGACGATGGTTGCCCATTTTTCATTTACGAGCTTTTTATATGTGCCTGATATTCTTATGAATCCTTGGGTACAGCTGGCATTAGCAACACCTGTTCAATTTATTATTGGCTGGCAATTCTACGTGGGCGCATATAAATCATTGCGCAGTGGTGCTGCAAATATGGATGTGCTCGTCGTGATGGGAACAAGTGCGGCCTATTTCTATAGTATTTATCAAATGCTCGCACATCCGAACGGCCATATGCCCCACCTGTATTTTGAGACGAGCGCGGTGCTGATTACACTGATTTTATTAGGAAAACTGTTTGAAGCACGTGCAAAAGGCAGATCATCACAGGCAATCAAGCAGTTGATGGGGATGCAGGCGAAATCAGCGCTTGTGATCCGTGATGGCGTCGAGCAGTCTGTGCCGCTCGAAGAAGTGCGCATCCATGATATCGTCCGAGTGAAGCCGGGTGAAAAAATACCTGTTGATGGGGAAGTCGTTTCCGGAACTTCAGCAGTGGATGAATCGATGCTGACAGGTGAAAGTTTGCCTGTGGAAAAAAGTATCGGAGATTTCGTTTACGGTGCCACACTGAATAAAAATGGCGCACTGGAAATGAAGGCATTAAAAGTTGGCAGTGAAACAGCTTTGTCGCAAATCATTAAAATCGTCGAGTCGGCTCAAGGCTCCAAAGCACCGATTCAGCGTCTTGCCGATAAGATTTCCAATATTTTTGTGCCGATCGTTGTAGGGATTGCCGTTGTAACATTCCTATTATGGTGGCTGATCGGCGGAGAATTTATCCAGGCATTTGAAGCGACGATTGCCGTTCTTGTTATCGCATGTCCATGTGCGCTCGGTTTGGCGACGCCGACATCGATTATGGCAGGTTCAGGCCGTGCCGCACAGCTCGGCATACTGTTTAAAGGCGGCGAACATCTTGAACAGACAGGTTTTGTCGATACGATTGTTGTCGATAAAACAGGAACCGTGACAAACGGAAAGCCTGTGCTGACAGATGTTGTACTGTTCAATAATTTTGATGAAATTGATGTGCTTCGCATCGTTGCATCAGCAGAAAAACAGTCCGAGCATCCATTGGCAGAAGCAATTGTTGAAGGTGTATTAGAGCGCGGGATTGCACTTTCGAATGTTTCTGGCTTCCAGGCTCTTCCCGGGCTTGGTATTGAAGCGCAAGTGGATAACACAGAAGTTGCTGCCGGTACGAGAAAGCTGATGCAAGATCGACAAATTCGTATTGATGAATCAGTTGAACAGCAACTCATTTCATTGGAACAGCAAGGGAAGACGGCGATGCTTGTTGCGATCAACAAACAATTTGCAGCAATCATTGCCGTCGCGGATACGGTAAAAGAAACATCTGCTGAAGCGGTAAAACGTCTGCACGAACTTGGCCTGAAAGTCATTATGCTTACAGGGGACAATGAGCGTACCGCCAATGCGATTGCAGCGGAAGTCGGTATTGATGAAGTAATTGCAGAAGTGCTGCCGGAACAAAAGGCACAGCAAATCGAAGACTTGAAACAACAAGGGCGTAATGT
This genomic window contains:
- a CDS encoding GNAT family N-acetyltransferase; amino-acid sequence: MKFEHEKAGPPMNIYPYEKKYGVQIAVLLNDFLPFEPETADTVDQAGGIRYIAVNELDEVVGYIAGYEILDFNKEFPYFHEELQSLKGLVESGISYYTSHFVVHPNERKKGIGTKLVRAYLEAVHPVAKTIVTVGWVQSDTNRWAAERQFASQGFEPFIYMPRYFEPYQVDCPSCKGLCYCDAHIFVK
- a CDS encoding hydroxysqualene dehydroxylase is translated as MEKFDVIVVGSGLAGLTAALKLSEKGKSVIVLEMNNVIGGRTSSWDEDGMLVESGLHRHIGYYKALPKLLKKAGVDVDDIVQWEEQIDIRIKGSKENKSFGISPVFGPIETLKGIIGNNDILPPGDKLALVPFFTDGFLQYTQNPEELDQYSLRDFAKKHNISEEALHNLLIPLSTGVFFLPPERYSAKVFFGLFLPGVSRFYKLRIGSYLGGMTEVLANPLAHHITKNNCVIRTNSPVKNLVMHQDTVTGVLLEDGQELTAKHVIIAANLGGAKKILKNHFQDNPFFEKIFRLPTMPAVTIQMEFEQPVLPVDRTTFGPLTSLASFAEQSRTTFTHVPGRMSIILTPPEKFINMDHKLILEQVQEDGKALGLDLETGLANYRVISHPEDFHSLEPNYDHLRPDQQTPVKGLVLAGDYTRQPFFATMEGAVTSGENAARLILEE
- a CDS encoding transcriptional regulator, yielding MREQLIKAMKHNQILDIVYIAKDQSITKRRIKLIKISGNHVQAYCFSRHAKRNFIVDNILAVHPVNKKARGLHA
- a CDS encoding TerC family protein; its protein translation is MDISLLLEYGWVLLLLIGLEGLLAADNALVLAIMVKHLPEKERRKALFYGLAGAFIFRFASLFIITFLVDVWQVQAIGALYLLFIAINHIVRKLYFKNKVPKKEKEQKKSGFWGTVFKVELADIAFAVDSILAAVALAMTLPNTDLPQIGGMDGGKFLVIFAGGLIGLIIMRFAANYFVKLLESKPGLEIAAFVIVGWVGVKLAVLTLSHPDVGVISYEFAHSLEWKLIFYGVLIAIAVAGWFLSNGKTLKSSNK
- a CDS encoding aspartyl-phosphate phosphatase Spo0E family protein; translation: MKFLLLKKLLKLRIETKRKLMYKKASDLGFTHPEVVNCSQELDELLNKYSDIAA
- a CDS encoding BrxA/BrxB family bacilliredoxin; this encodes MTNAYDEYMRQVTQPMRTELESAGFTQLTTADSVHEFMAETKGTALVVINSVCGCAAGLARPAAREAVADVKPDQLVTVFAGQDPEATAAMRGYFDEVPPSSPSMAILKDGQLAYFIPRDQIEGHPMEQIRDHLSDVLKQVCAE
- a CDS encoding class I SAM-dependent methyltransferase, which translates into the protein MCRVTIVTTAGRPDEQSLQLAEFASKELQATIVPRKKLSVRKLSEVYDANVIVAGKNRFEYYAKGAEAPFFFHPNSAAFRLKRVARGEDEPLLTACALQKGDTFLDCTLGLGADSLLAAYVVGNEGKVIGVEADKNVSFIVKTGMQTYDTTELPLTACMRNIEVVHSTALEYLKKQENNSFDVVYMDPMFEEVIEESTNFEALRYAGKHLTLTDEWVAEAKRVAKKRVVLKAHYQSNWFEKYQFQRDVRLTAKFHYGVFEVK
- a CDS encoding metal-sensitive transcriptional regulator, yielding MIHENDSLLETIEESCRKSHHPEPIKKDLTTRLNRIEGQIRGIKGMIDKDVYCDDIITQLSATQSALNSVAKILLEGHLKGCVVDRLNEGDTEVLDELVVTIQKMMKK
- the copZ gene encoding copper chaperone CopZ, whose translation is MVNVTLNVNGMSCGHCVKSVETSVGALAGVQEVKVDLAEKKVSVAYNEDAVTVEQIKETIDEQGYDVV
- a CDS encoding heavy metal translocating P-type ATPase, which translates into the protein MTKELTLQVTGMTCAACSARIEKGLNRMDGVESANVNLAVEKAAVQYDETVIKAQDIEKKIQALGYDVVKEKADFTIDGMTCAACSARIEKVLGKMDGIASANVNLALEKATIEFNPSQVSVSDIMARIEKIGYGAQPVVEGDAVDHREKAIQRQTVKFISAAILSLPLLWTMVAHFSFTSFLYVPDILMNPWVQLALATPVQFIIGWQFYVGAYKSLRSGAANMDVLVVMGTSAAYFYSIYQMLAHPNGHMPHLYFETSAVLITLILLGKLFEARAKGRSSQAIKQLMGMQAKSALVIRDGVEQSVPLEEVRIHDIVRVKPGEKIPVDGEVVSGTSAVDESMLTGESLPVEKSIGDFVYGATLNKNGALEMKALKVGSETALSQIIKIVESAQGSKAPIQRLADKISNIFVPIVVGIAVVTFLLWWLIGGEFIQAFEATIAVLVIACPCALGLATPTSIMAGSGRAAQLGILFKGGEHLEQTGFVDTIVVDKTGTVTNGKPVLTDVVLFNNFDEIDVLRIVASAEKQSEHPLAEAIVEGVLERGIALSNVSGFQALPGLGIEAQVDNTEVAAGTRKLMQDRQIRIDESVEQQLISLEQQGKTAMLVAINKQFAAIIAVADTVKETSAEAVKRLHELGLKVIMLTGDNERTANAIAAEVGIDEVIAEVLPEQKAQQIEDLKQQGRNVAMVGDGINDAPALAVADIGMAIGTGTDVAMEAADITLIRGDLNSIADAIIMSRKTMTNIRQNLFWAFAYNVIGIPIAALGFLAPWVAGAAMAFSSVSVVLNALRLQRVKL